The genomic interval CGAAGAAAGTATCATTGAGGGATTTGTAAGTGACTCTTTGGGCATAACTATCAAGACCTGATTGAGTAATAAGAGAGGGGGAAATTTCTTACCATTCAGAGTACACAGCACTCCAAACTGCTTTTAATCAGGTATTATTCAGCATTATTGTGGGGTCAAAATACTTGGTTTCACATTGTTTAATTCAAGGGTGAAGAGTGTGGTGCTGTTAGGAATATAGATAAAATCTTGACCCTGTATATAATTTACCCACACCGCCATGTCCAGCTTGCAAGACCACTTCTCAGGCAAATTGGCTGGAAGGGTTCAAAAACAGGAGGATGCTTAGCTGCTAGGATAGGGAACTGTGTGATAGTTGTCATGCTTTTGTGTCCACTAAGAGACACAAATGCATTTACTTGCCCTGTGGTGCATGCTGGGGAAATCTAccaaaaatcataaatatttctGTGATGATAGCACAGTCAAAGCTCTAACCTCCAGAGAAAAACACACTGTTCATGACATTTAACTGACACAAACAGAATCTAtacctgaaaataaatttatgctgTAAACTGAGCTTGAGTAGGGATCTAAGACCTAGAATGGCAGATTAATTTTTTCTGGAATGTTTATTTTGTTACTCATAATTCAGAACTCTGTGACAGTTATTTCACAATTGGACAGCTACTACTAAAGCTTaggcacatatttttaaattaataggcacaatatttgttttttcaattttcttctgaTGAGTCTGAGGACATCTCCACCAAACATGGGATTTCCTGGGAATCAGAGTCCATTTCCAATATTcattaaattcaaatttcatgGGACTTTTAGCAGAGGAGAGATTCTAAGGTCTTCATCAACTGATGCCTAAATCAAAGAGTTTATAAAATGGCATGATGAGAATAATCTAAACATATTTTACCCTTTGAAACTTTTGCTGCATCACAGGAGGTAAAATGTGTAGAATAGGCAGTAGAACCTGGGTCATGTGCTGCTCAGATATAATGCCCTCGAAATTTCCTCacttaaaaatctcattttagaGAAGAACTAGGTggttcacaaaattaaaataaccaaCTTTATACCTCACATCGGTGTTTTTCTCCTGCTGTGAAcaaaaatacacataagaactaccTGGTGTTCTTACCAACGAAGGGCTACCAGTGTCACTGCCAGCAGTGCATCATACCCTTCGCTCAGTGAGTCCTAGGCATGACCTTCTCTGAAATGATCCTACACAATATGCCTGCTGCGCTGCTGAGGTTACAGTTGCACCTGATGTCTGAATGGCTTTACCAGGATTAATGCAGCAAGATTGTCTTTGAGATTCAACTTTGTTTTCCCCACAAGTGCTCCACCTACATCAGTGAAAAACGTCTGATCAAATCATCAAACCATGGAATTCTAGTAGAGCCATGATCCAAATTAAAGAATGAATGGTATCTTCTAGTAACTCctagaaaatattattaataatattcctTACAGTGTTTCAGTGGTTTTATGTTCTTATTTTGGCTTCATGTAATATAAACGCATGTCTTTTTGCAAATAGATGTGAACAATGTacccaaagtgaagtgaagtcgctcagccgtgtccgactctttgccaccccatgaactgtaatctatcaggctcctctgtccacaggattttccaggcaatagtactggagtggattgccatttccttctccagcggatcttcccggcccagggatcaaacccagatctctggcattgtagacagacgctttactgtctgagacaccagggaagtcctccaatgTACCCATTTGCACTCCCAATGTACCCAAATGGGAGTGCAAATAAAAAATCCTTGGAGCTGTTAAAACAGTAACTACAAAGCAGATGCTGTCAGAACACTGAATCAGCATCTCTGGAAGttgaaatgaatacaaaaacTTATTCATCGGGAATGAAGGAAACAAATTCCCTGCAGAGTTGCCAAAGGAAATTTTAGATAACTCATGgggcatacatatatatctgaataGTTCTGCCATTCAAAGTCCTTCTGTTAAACTGTCCTCCTCACCCATCATCTGGAGTCACAGTCGTTCCAAAGCACCTTCTTCATCGCTCCCTTCACATCCCTGTTCCTCAGCGTATATATGAGGGGGTTGGTCATGGGGATAATGACAGTGTAGAAGAGAGACATGAACTTGTCCTGATCCTGGGAGTCGCTGCTACTGGGCTGAAAATACACAGAGATGGCTGTGCCAAAGAACAGGGAGACCACCATGAGGTGGGACCCACACGTGCCAAATGCTTTTCTCTGCCCTGCAGTGGACTTTATTCTTAAGACTGCCCTGACAATCCGACCATAGGACAACATGATTAATGAAACAGGTGTGAGAAGAATGATGACACTGCCAAAGAAGGTCATATACACATTCATAGTGGTATCAACACAGGCAAGTTTGAGAAAAGGAGGGATCTCACAAAGGAAGTGGTCTAATTTATTTCTCCCACAAAGTGGTAAAAGGAAGATGAGCACTGTCTGCAACAAGGAATTGGCAAAACCAATGATCCATGAAGCAGAAGCCATCAGGGCACACAGACGGGGGTGCATGATTACTGTGTAGTGAAGGGGCCTGCAAACAGCCGCATAGCGGTCAAATGCCATAACTCCTAGGAGAACACACTCTGTACATCCCAAACCCAGAGAGATGAACATTTGAACTACACAACCACCAAAGGAGATGGATTTGTCTGCTCCACTGAGATTAACCAGGAACTGGGGAACGATGCTGGTGGTGTAGCATATATCCAAAAAGCTCAGGTTAGAGAGGAAAAAGTACATTGGGGTGTGAAGACGTGGGTCCAAGTAGGACAATGCAATGATGGTTGTGTTTCCCAGCAAAGTGAAGATGTAAAAGATCAAAAGAATTGCCAAGAGGACGAGCTCAAGTTGAGGCCTgtcagagaagcctagtaggatAAACCCAGTGAAAGAACTTCcatttttctgttccattttttcCTAGCACAAGGCTCCTGTCAAAGCAAGCATTTAACAATTTATAAAagctattttccaaagaagaacagGGTTAAAGAGGAAAATCTATCATGTTCAAAGGTATGGCCACACGATTTTATATATAACTATTTGAATAAATCATGTACCCATTGAAATTGATATATCTTAATTCAATTAGTTCTATACTATTCACAAAAagttatatattgatatttaatacaagaaaataataaaatactaagaCCAAACAATGAACCTTGGTTTGCATCAACCATAGATACAACATGTCTTTCAGATTGAGAGTAATAGGATTGAAGTACaataattatatatgtacattttagaGAAATTGGAAGTAAGGAAAATCAAGGCAGAATGATTAGAAAGAGTAAGAAAGATGTAGACAGAGggagaaagtttattttaaatatgtatctcATAATTCTGCACAACTGTATGTGTACATATCTCACATGTAATTGAATAATacaaaaaaatctctaaaatgcATTCAGATATAGCATTTTATAAGCTAGAACATACTTATACAAAAGATTATATTACATTTGAAGTATCACTAAGAGTGCTGCATGTAAACATTTTGGCAGAATTGTTGTCTCTCTATTCCTAATACATTATATTTGTGAATGCTATACCCCAATCTTTTTGTGTAGTAGTAAAAAATAAACTGTtgagaatttgaaaatattaCCATTCAATTATAGTGCTTAATGCTTGCCCTTGAGATAACTAAAATTACTACACCAATTTAACAAAAACTCCAAAACTTTATTCACTGTGCATAGTCAGTTCATGGGCTTTTCTGATGACTCaccagtaaagaacctgcctgccaatgcaggagatacaggaaatgtgggctcagtccctgcattgggaagatacactggagaagaaaatggcaacccactctagtacagagaaactggtgggctacagtccatggagtcataaagactcagacatgacttagtgactaaacaacaaaaatagtcaGTTCACAGCAGAAGTTCAAAACTCAGTGATCATCACTTACCTCTTCTTTATGttgatttcattttcatgtattaCTAGCAACTAAAAGCCTGGAATTCCTAAAGAAATAAGATTATGCACTATCAACATTTTaatcaagataaatattttttaagatattcaATTGTGTAATCTGTGCACAAAGTGTAATGGTTTCAACACTCCCTATGATAAATAAttagataaatatatacaaacacagaTGCACTGCCAATGCAATGACAGGTCAAAGATAGGATGTAAAACTAAAAGTGTTAATAATATGAGGGAAGATATAAAGAGAAGTACACTTTGGTATTATAAAAATCTAAAACATCCATTTACATTAGGTTAATTTTACATATGCACCTTTCTGGGAGCTATCTTGAAACATTACTTACATCAAACCAAATGCAACACCAGCCCTAAGGTTAGCTGATTACCATATTCATCACTATTACCATATTCATAACTATTTATTATTACATAGACATGATCAttggtattccctggtggctcagatggtaaagagtctgcctgcaatgcgggagacctcagtttgatccctgggtcggtaagatcccctggagaaggaaatggcaacccactccagtattcttgcctggaaaatcccatggacagagaagcctggtgggctacagtccaaagggtcgaaaagagttggacacaactgaccgacttcactttcactttttcatgatCATACA from Budorcas taxicolor isolate Tak-1 chromosome 11, Takin1.1, whole genome shotgun sequence carries:
- the LOC128055223 gene encoding putative olfactory receptor 2B8 produces the protein MEQKNGSSFTGFILLGFSDRPQLELVLLAILLIFYIFTLLGNTTIIALSYLDPRLHTPMYFFLSNLSFLDICYTTSIVPQFLVNLSGADKSISFGGCVVQMFISLGLGCTECVLLGVMAFDRYAAVCRPLHYTVIMHPRLCALMASASWIIGFANSLLQTVLIFLLPLCGRNKLDHFLCEIPPFLKLACVDTTMNVYMTFFGSVIILLTPVSLIMLSYGRIVRAVLRIKSTAGQRKAFGTCGSHLMVVSLFFGTAISVYFQPSSSDSQDQDKFMSLFYTVIIPMTNPLIYTLRNRDVKGAMKKVLWNDCDSR